A region of the Ranitomeya imitator isolate aRanImi1 chromosome 5, aRanImi1.pri, whole genome shotgun sequence genome:
attgaaatccaattGACAATTTATCTGGCTCCCAGATCCGCTTACGAATTGTTGCCTCACTTTCACTCACTCCTTAAATGGGCTCTCCAGGAATGTAATAAAACTATCCCCATCCCATAACTCCATCGGCAACCTCTTCTAGTCACGTGTCAGGACAGGCTGCAATCTGAAGAAACACCGCTCCCGAGACCTGTGcctcaactgacagaggagcttTGTTGTAAACACACGTTCCTGCGTGAGAacaggagaaaaaaataaatatctacTCAGCTCATTGTGCACAGAGGACTGAGACTGGGGAAAAAGAACTTTTGTGATCAGCTAGTTGAGGAGAAGAATTACTTCTTCTGTCAAAGCCCTTATCCAGTAGGTGAGCTTATAATAGAGCTCCTCTGTCAGCTGAGGCACAAGTCTCAAAAGCTCTTTTTCTTAATACTACAGCCTGTCCTGACATGTTACTAGAATGGGCTGCCCCCTGTTGTTGATGTACGCACTAGGATGAATGACAAATCTATGTATAATACATAAATATTACTTTaagcctttttttttgggggggggggtgctttgctgtaAAGGAATACACAGCCCAGCAAAGGCACATGCCGGCAAAACGGAGACCAAAAGGACAGTTGGCTTCTTTCTAGTGGATGGGAATACTGGGAAAAACTCCTGATGTTTCCTTGACAAAGCGCACTTAACTTTAAAGGTgtagtcagacggccatataaatcaGATTGCAATGACTGGCCGACTCTCCCGGCCCGAGCATaacagcttcatagaaatatatgcaaTTGTCGCTTGGGAGAGCCACCGGTCCAGTCTGTGCACTGCGTTCCGATCTCTATACGGCCTTCCGACTGTGCCCTTACTCTGCTTTTCCTATGTAGTCAACACACCTCATGGAAGCAAGAAATCACAGTAAACACAAATATAGAAAGTAGTAAATATCCATATACTGTGACTTATGTATCTTCTATAGACATAACAGCGGGATAAAGTCGCCAAACTTATATCGACCAAAGAAAAAACACACGACAAAGAAAATCCCAAAATATTTGAAATAATACATATAAATTTATTTAGAAAATCAGGTAAGATGACAAACAACTGGAATGGGAGGGAGAGTACAACCACATAACACATGTCAAAATAAGGACACCCACAGGACTCAAAAAATAATCATAGAGTTATATATAGGTAGCTCAGGACATACCTACTAGTAATATAGTACTACACTTCATAGTAGTAGGTATGTCCTGAGCTACCTATATATAACTCTATGATTATTTTTTGAGTCCTGTGGGTGTCCTTATTTTGACATGTGTTATGTGGTTGTACTCTCCCTCCCATTCCAGTTGTTTGTCATCTTTTACCTGATTTTCTAAATAAATTTATATGTATTATTTCAAATATTTTGGGATTTTCTTTGTCGTGTGTTTTTTCTTTGGTCGATATATTTTCCTATGTAGTGCCTATAATGTATACCTGCCTACATATTATCCTCGCCATACCAGCTGATGGCTAGAGGTTTTAGCCACTATTCTACAGGGCGCCCCATAGTACAGAAGGGGTTGTCTAGGTCTCAGCCTTGTAATTGTTATTCATTTAAGTTCACTAATTTTATAAAAGACCCCAGTAGTTGCTGGCATGCAATACTTTTCTTTCAAGGGATCTTCAAATCTATAAAATGTATGCATATCATTGACTTTTCCATCACTTTGATTGTTATGGATCCTGCGCTGACCTTGGAAATGAATCTGCCGCTGTTATAATAAAGTGCCTCAGCCCCTTTTACAGGTTTCTGTGGGGAGCAGCACCTTCCATTCTAGGGAATAGCCTGGTGTGCCGCTCTACAGAAAATGAGTGAACGTTCCATAGTGAAAGTCAGCTTTACATCTTGTATTTTTAGAATCATTGGGGTCCCAGAGATCAGATCTCCAGAATGCTTTATCCTAATGCTCATTGTACAAACTcctttaaagcaccattccagcggtttttttgtttttcagcactggagtggcgctttaCACGTAAGCAccttgcccccattcttatacttaccctctggcaGCTTCAACTTTTACAGACGCTTCTCCAGTCCCTCAGCGCCGTTTTGTGAGCTCAGCTACTGGCTGGAAGTCAatgcaagtctgtgagagccagcacCGGTctgtcatagacttgtattgaaaactTGCCTCCAGTTCGCTCCATGAAACCCTGGAGCATCCGTCAGGTCACTTTTCGCAGGACAGCGACGCTGGAAAAGGATGAAGACGGTAGGGGACTTAGGCTATGTACAGgcgttgcggatttctgtgcggatttttccgctcagtttttgaaaaatccgcaggtaaaaggcactacgttttacctgctcaTTACCCGTGGATTTTCTATGgatttacagcattttttgtgccgatttcacctgcgttttaccacctaCGGATTCCTATAAATTATCAGGTgttaaacgctgcagaatccgcacaaagaattgacctgctgcagaaaatgcaacgcagcatttctgcgcggtattttccgcagcatgtgtactgtgttttccataggtttacatggtactgtaaaccggatggaaaactgctgcgaatctgcaggcaaatccacaacatgtgcacatagccttacttggCAAAAAAAACCTCTGCAGTAGTGCTTTAAACAAAATTTACAATAGTTTCCGTATTTCAGAATGAAATTGAATGTAATTGCCATTTCTTTTCTTTTCCCCCAGATTTTTTAAGATCTGCTCTCCTTGACCTGGAATCCGAGGTGCCATGAAGCAGAAATCATTTTTGCGGAGGAACTGGTTCTGGGTCGCTGGGATATCCTTTCTAGGCATTCACTTTGGGACATATTTTATTCAAAGAATTGCAAAGAGTTCTGCTAGAGAAACTGTGGCCATCAGAGATGCTAAAAGCAGCGACTGACCAGACTGCCCCCTTCACGACCGTGCCGCTGGATAACTCACAAGCCCCCAATGTTCGTGCTATCAGTGCTTGCCAGCGTACATCCGTCATGTCACACATTTCCCCCCTGTTGGTGTAAGATTAATAAATTATATGATTTTTAAATCCTAAACTGATTTAATTTTCTTGAGGAATAGGAATTTTACATAATGGAAAGAGTTGAACAGAAAAAGCAGTCGTCGTGTACAGCCGGGCCCCTAACCAGTGCATCGCTCAGGCAGGCAGTGAGTGTGATGCAGATGATGGTGGCATCCTGCTATGGCCCGTATGGAAGACTGAAGCAGATCCATAATGATAGTGGCGGGTACGTCACCACGACCTCACAGTCCGCTGCCTTACTCGGTGGGATTTCGGTCACTCATCCTGCACTACAGTTACTAGTCGCCTCCATCCGTAATCATACCTTCGCCTTCAGTGATTGTGGACTCTTTGCAGCAATTCTTTGTTGCAGCTTGATTGACAGGTGCCTGAGATTACCGGTCTCTACCCACAAGGTGGTTAAGGCACACCAGAGTCTTACGGACATGTGTTTGAGTTACCTGAAGTCGGAGGACTGTGCTTGCAAAATCAATGTGGATTTTACCCACAGCAAATTGCTGCTTGCCCTGACCCGCTCCGTGCTGTACAGCAAGCCGGCATGCATGATGACCAGAACAGAAGTAGATTATGTCAGTCTACTGATCGTTAAAGCTTTTCTCTACAAAGTACCCAACGTTTCCGCTACCAGTCACCTCTTAGGAAGAACCGTGGTCGTGGCTGTGGAAGGCGCAAGCGTTATGGACTCTGCCTTCATCCCTGGCGTGCTCATTGAGGCGCCAGCCTGCGGTTGGAGCAGAACGATGCCTTCCTCTAGACTGCCCCCAACCAACATTAAGTTAGCCTTGTTTTCCGGATCGTTATGTGGAGAATTTAGTGAAACAGGAGACGGCACAGTGGAAGTTATGGCTGGGGTAGATCCAGAAAAAGTCATGTTGGACCAGTTGCTAGATTTAGGACGACAGTTAGTGGATGATGATGTGCAAATACTTTTGTGTCAAAAAGTGATCCACCCGTCCCTGAAACAGTATCTGAAGGAGCACGATATCTGTGCCTTGGACAGATTAGGAGCAGCTCTGATGGAACCATTAAGTGAAATGACAGGTAATAACATAGTGGTGTACTATAAAATGACTTCCTACTGTAGTGCTTCCAGCTATCAAGGATTTCTGACGATGCCAGACATTACAGTATTGGTGTCCACTAATTATTCACAAGTTTTTCAAAACAAGATATACACTTtcaaaaataatgattttatttctttttttttttttttttgggggggggggggggattgcatTAAATTAGTTGTACAAGATTGGAAAAACCTTGTCAAAAACCAGTGCCATTCATAGCCACAGATCTATGCTTGACTTCATGGGCAAACACCCTTCAAAGCCAGGCAAGCCTGCTGATAGACTAGCTTTAAAGAACATAAGCTACTATTTAAAACtttgttcacacattgcttttttccCCCTTTTAATGTTTGGCTTAAAAATAGCCACGTATTTTTAGTCGATTTTGCATTTTTGATTATGGCCATCTTTCAAGTCCAGTAGCAAAGCCTGTAGTAAAATTGCCCGCAGAAATGCCATACAAATGGGAGGAGGGAAAATTTGTCTTAAGTTTTTTTTAAACGAAACCTGTCGGGAGATCCAGATGGGCTGCCCAAGCAACCGTAAACCTATATCAGCCACTGACTTGTAAAAGCGGACGGGGAAACACTGCTAGGCTGACTAGTCCAAGATGCAGTTCCCAGTCGACTCCTTGCTATCCCGCTTCttttgattgacaggtctttcgCTACACGCACATACAGGGGGAGACTTGCGATTTTAGAGCAATGGATTTGGGAGAAGCCACCAGGGTACTACATCTTGGACTAGTCATCCTAGATACATTGTTCCAGACAACTTTTAAAAATGTTTTCAGAGTAACACATACACATCTGCAATCATGTCGCCAGTGCCTGATTCTTCTGTCTGTGTTTGGCCAGAATGAGTCTGCggtcaggtgttttttttttttgttttttttaatcagataaatttttattaaggaaaacaATTATAACATATGACATCAAGCCATAATTCACATataatcatatattttatgaacaaactctccccccccccctttgagaCGCCCTTAATGCCTTCCTCATTTCCCGTCCAATATTCCTTCCCCAAGccaaatacaattgtatagtatgaacatcatctataacattatgcaACCTCCCCACAAATCTAATtccattctatccatggctgccatagcttttgaaatacatcgagtttatttctcttagtatagatacttttttccaataatattatatggtccgcctgcgtaagaaagtctcgtccagtcggaggctcctccctgatccagaactgagctatcaatttccttgctatgaataacagtctagcaatcgccagtttagccatagataccgctgctatttcttccacatagcctaatatacagaccaaagggtctctgggaatgacacacctatataccaattcaatccgattcaatacaactgtccagaaggcggacaatctagggcagtgccacagcatgtgtaacatgtctgcctgttcctgcgaacatcgtggacactcggaatcagacctcaaacccatcCTAAACAGTCTACcgggagttctgtaagctctatgaatcACATATAATTTAGACATCCTCATAGAGATCTTAGGcacatattctaaaatagattcccatctatcatcatttatctctcccaattcagcttcccatttcactctagacttgatgggatgtttgactagaaaggtgaataataaatctctatacacttctgaaattgcccccttgtcccgctgttctccaaaatggaagccagcgtgatatctatctggatctcaataagttttctCCAACATTGCGACCGATACGCATGCTGGATTCTTTTATAATTatataaatttaaatgtgataactggaattctgtttgtaactccacGAATGACTTTAGTCCCCCTTGACCCATTAGCTGACCCATCTttctaattcctgcctctctccagggcccaaatccttccatttgcttaaattcttgtaaATTTATATTATCCCATATAGGAGAGTATTTGGTAAGGCCCGTGACACCCCTAATCTTTTTCCCATACCTTATGAATTAGGAGAACAGTAGGAAACAGAGAGCCCAGTTTTAAAAATTGCCCCACCTCCAAACTCTCACCCAGAGGCCATTTTCCAATCAAATATCTCAAACTACTTGGCGATTGCCCCTTTCCCATCTCCCCCCATCCTCCAAtatgctgcccccccccccccgcctataTTAGTTCGCCAAACAGCGATTTAATTTTACGAAACCTACTCTGTGGAATCCAAATTGGAGAATTATGCAGTACATATAACAGctgtggcatcacaatcatcttcctTAAATTGATTGCTGTAGATTTGTTGGGCATAAATCCAGATTGATCTGGGTGGATTACGTTATCAATCCCATGGGTTAGTCTGTTGGCCAAGGCCTTTGCCAAATCTTTATATCCGCCATAAGGAGTGAGATTGGTCTGTAGGACTCCGGATTCAACAGAtccttatcagctttaggaatgacCACAACAATGGCCACTCTCATAGATGTAGGTAATATTCCCCTCTCCGACGACTCATTAAATACTTTCTCCAATTTAGTTATTATTTCTTCACTAAAGGTTTTATACACCTCTGCCGGAATGCCGTCCGCTCCCGGGGCCTTATTATCCGCCAgtgccaccctcagttcctccgcTGCCATTGACCTATCCATCCATTCTCTATCTTCATCACCTAGTCTAGGAGGCTTAATCACACTCATATACCTGTCCATCTCCTCTTGACCTTTATGTGTCTTAGAGGAGTATAGCTCACTGTAAAATTGTTTAAATACATCCAAAATTTGATCCCCTTGTGTAACCACATTACCTTCCTTTGTTTTAATTGCGTACACATGCGAGGATTCCCGTTGTCCCGAAGCTACGACTGAGAGCAGGTGCCCCACTTTCTCACCTTCCGCATAGAATGCCTCGTTCTGAAATGCCCGCAGTCTCTCTGCCTTACGGATGTGAAGTTTATTAACCTCCGACTGGGCCACTCTCATGCGGGTCTGCCTAGCTTTTGAACACTGCGCACCCAATGCCTCCGCTGCCCTTaattcctccatcactgctttgtcTAGATTTTGAGACCTAGTTATATATCGAGATACTTCTCTGAataaaatccctctcaaaaacgctTTCATAGTATCCCAAACTATATGACCCTCTGCACTACTTCGTTTATCCTAAAGAATTCACCCAGTTCCTCtcctatctttcccatatccaACAACCGTAGCCAAAAGAAGTTAATTTTCCATCCCATACCTGCCAACCTCCCCTGTTCTCCCAATAGTAGAGATACCATCAGAGGACAATGATCCGATAGGACTCTGGGCAAATATTCCACTTCCTTCACCAAGTTATCCATCCcttcatttcccaaagccacatcaatgggAGACAAGGAACCATACGTCGCCGAGTAGCACGGGTAAGTGTAGTTCTCCATATTTCGAACTCTCCACAAGTCTATCCATCCAATTTCCCTCATGTAGTTTCCAAAAGGTGTCACATTTCCTTCCTCTCTGTTCCCTGTATGTTTGCCCTTATCCCAATGATCATTTGCAATATTATTCACGTCGCCTATTACAAGCAACGGGACCCCAGTCCATTTCCCCGATATGTCCAGAATTTCCTGTATCTTTTTTCCAGAAAACGGTGGAGGGATATATAAAGACACAATACATAATAATCTATTCAATATCTTACATACAATAAACACGTATTGCCCATCCTAGTCTATTATAACCTCCACTTCTTCATATGGAGTAGAAGTGTGGATTAATACCGACACTCCCCTAGCATAGGCTGAGTACGTCGCAGGTTCACCTGTTTGGTCCCAAGTATACCTGTATAATGCAATGCATTGTCCAAGTAATAATAGGAGTACTAATGTAGAAAACACTCCTACCACGACAACCCCTAAGCGCACTGCAGTCCTCGAAGGAAGGGTGTGAGAGCAATGGTGGGACACAGAGTCCTTCTTTTTGTCTAACTGCTTGGATTCTGTGATCTTAATTGGCCACACCATCTACGGGGTTACACCattacatagaatcatagaatggtagagatggaagggtcattgtgtccaaccccctgcctcATCTCAGATGTCTGTCAAGcctcttccatggaaggagaactcaccacctctcgtggccgcctgttccactcattgatcaccctcactgtcaatacgttttttctaatatctaatctgtgtctcctcccattcattttcatcccattgcttctagtctttccttttcAAAAgataataaagatgatccttctacaatgtgacagcccttgagatatttgtagacagctattaagtctcctctcactcTTCTTTTATGCAAGATAAACATTCCCAAATGCTGTAACCGTTCCTCACAGGACATGGTTGGCAgaacggtcaccattctggtcgctcttctctgaacttgctccagtttgttgatgtctggaGCATGTTCAGAGAGGACTGACAGGCTGGTGTAGGCTTTATAACCATGCCAGCAGCCCCTGTGGACCATGCTGATGTGATTAGCTAACATAGTATTGCCTTGAATGCATGCAATTTTATCTACCTTCCCGTTGCGCTAATAATTAGGTCTAGTTTTCATTGTCTTAATTGGTTTTGAGAGGTACTGGCTCTCCTTGCAGAAGTTCAGCTCATATATGGAGTTTCGCATGCAATGCTTCCTCCGGGGGGGAAAAAACGATGCAAATTAGCTCTGCTGCAGGGAGAGAACTCCCCAGTGCCCCCTACAGACGGCTCCCCTGTATGACAATGAAACGTGACTAGGGGTTTCACTGGGGTGGAGTGAAATATTTTACAATCCTCTGACTTGTACATGATTCAGGGAGTAACTGGTGCAGTAAATGTATACGTGGCACAATGTTGTGTCCGATTATGTGTTTTACACCATTGTCTTTTTTCCTCCTATTCTCACAGGGGCACAGCCTGTAGCTTCTCTCTGCCCGGTGTCCTCTGCTTCTTATGGCCGCCTCCAGCAGATCAGTAACGTGTCCTATGGTAATAAGCAGTACCTGCATCTTCTTCCCGACACTACAGCTGTGTGCAGTATTGTGCTCTGCAACCGGAATGAGACCTCCCTAAAAGAGCTTACGGTAACTCCATTACTAAGGGAACTAGAGGAGAACATATCCTTCTGATCCGGGTGGAACATATGAGGCAGAGTGATCAGGTCACCCCCTTGTCACATCACGCCATTGCACCAGGGCAGATCCCCAAGGGTGATTATTGATCAGTGGACCCTCCATTATCCCCAAAATGTCCTAAGATTGTGTAATATTTTACAAACCCTTTAAGCTAAGGATTCCTATAGGAATCTACCACTTTTAGTGGGGGGTGTCTAGGGAATAAAACTCTTTGTAAGGGGCTCAGAGTGGTGTTAAAAACAGTTGTATAAGTGATACCTTCACCTATTCCCTGCAGCTCTTGTTCTGATGGATTACCCGGTCTCGTCAGTCCCTACTGCCTGGTCCTATATCGGCACAACAGTGAGATCCTCatcagcctgtgattggctggtcggCTTTTCAGGAGTGTCCAGATGGGATCAGGATGTAGCGGGCAGTGGGGTCAGGGTAACCTGCGAGTGATCAATGAGGGGATTGTccctcttatttatttttttacatattttttatcaTCACGACGTCCCTATTAATTGATGTGCAATTTGCCTTTTGTAGTGAGGAACAGTTTCTCAATATCATCATTTTCCATTCATGTTCTCTTTCTAGCGAACGTGTCAGACGGCTGAACGCACTTTAAATCATCTTCTTAAAGAACCCTGGCTCCTGCTCGGTGGGGGATGCACTGAAGCACACGTGGCTGCTTACATCCGTTATCAGGTATATGGTTAGAAATGGAAGAACagcttattactagtgatgagcgaacatgctcagatgaggtgttatctgagcatgctcgtgtgctaatacaGTATTTTCAGCGTgtccgaataatatgttcgagtccccacggctgtatgtctcacggctgttcgacagctacaACACATGGAGGGATTGACTAACTAACAGGTAATCCCTCCATGTGTTGGGTCTGTCAAAACAGCAGTGATACATGCAGCAGCAGGGACTTGAATGTgtttttcgagcacaccaaagacactctgttagcacctgagcatgctcagataacaccttatcccagcacattcactcatcactacttattacaATTTGGCGTGTTATTATAATGCTGAGTTGTCATTTAGTAGTTAAAGGGATTGTTTAGCTTTAGCCTAAATCTCTTTCATATACCTAATTAAGGCTTAACAAAAAGTAGTCCTCTGTTCAGGATCCTCATCTCTTGCATAGAGAGAGTGACTACAAACTGCGTCCATAGGGCTGAGCTCAGCAATTTATGTGCC
Encoded here:
- the MKKS gene encoding molecular chaperone MKKS codes for the protein MERVEQKKQSSCTAGPLTSASLRQAVSVMQMMVASCYGPYGRLKQIHNDSGGYVTTTSQSAALLGGISVTHPALQLLVASIRNHTFAFSDCGLFAAILCCSLIDRCLRLPVSTHKVVKAHQSLTDMCLSYLKSEDCACKINVDFTHSKLLLALTRSVLYSKPACMMTRTEVDYVSLLIVKAFLYKVPNVSATSHLLGRTVVVAVEGASVMDSAFIPGVLIEAPACGWSRTMPSSRLPPTNIKLALFSGSLCGEFSETGDGTVEVMAGVDPEKVMLDQLLDLGRQLVDDDVQILLCQKVIHPSLKQYLKEHDICALDRLGAALMEPLSEMTGAQPVASLCPVSSASYGRLQQISNVSYGNKQYLHLLPDTTAVCSIVLCNRNETSLKELTRTCQTAERTLNHLLKEPWLLLGGGCTEAHVAAYIRYQVSSLPGSHLEELRCTAAEYKLAADCFCSALEAAARSLEHDGGEILTDFQDGHVWSVPPEASGGEYAGAGHTCGCRLLHNKADLQWTVLGSPCPPFSPRTRTEVPPVLLAEEALILDGFSAKCNGIRVAVDTAGLILDLAYVVKDTN
- the LOC138681351 gene encoding uncharacterized protein, yielding MKQKSFLRRNWFWVAGISFLGIHFGTYFIQRIAKSSARETVAIRDAKSSD